The Aphelocoma coerulescens isolate FSJ_1873_10779 chromosome 2, UR_Acoe_1.0, whole genome shotgun sequence genome contains a region encoding:
- the THUMPD2 gene encoding THUMP domain-containing protein 2 isoform X1: MSSAEPGRFFCTAGRGLESFLAREVRARLGATEVDCVTGKVFFRAAAGPGELRKLRSGERLFLLLKKHSPLPVSRNKGKMLHKIKSLVIEEPKYWLDIISVWRKLSGHEGKTDDVSQENTLALKRKSEEETNTASKRQKTEQVRAIVSKECQVEVGERCVAPERLRVQEYWIESKTSSEFPSKGSGENPTVNEKLSFSFRVSCRCSGAIAKILTSQEIGRAIGVALVKQCGWRADLRDPDIEIFVHLNDIHSVVGIPLFRLPLANREYIRTAGLRSTVAWAMASLAEISAGALVLDPMCGLGTILLEAAKEWPEACYWGADISDSQLEGADGNIRTAGLMDKIELLKASVKALPLPSESFDSVISDIPFGKKFKITNDALLLPDILQEMERVLRVGGTVVLLLSQDLRKRMDGLTKRAGSDSSEATADGDSEAAPAKSPSVDGNSSSLARGVGESFLSSRHFGSLVPDGVYAISLGKMDAFIYKYRKVSAAGKWELSGTVLKGT; encoded by the exons ATGTCGTCGGCGGAGCCCGGGCGGTTCTTCTGCACGGCGGGCCGCGGGCTGGAGTCCTTCCTCGCGCGGGAGGTGCGAGCGCGGCTCGGCGCcacggag GTGGACTGCGTCACGGGAAAAGTGTTCTtcagggcggcggcggggccgggcgagcTGAGGAAGCTGCGGTCGGGGGAGCgtctgttcctgctgctgaagAAGCACAGCCCGCTGCCGGTGTCCAGGAACAAAG GGAAAATGCTGCACAAGATTAAAAGCCTTGTCATTGAGGAACCAAAATACTGGCTGGATATTATCTCTGTTTGGAGAAAGCTTAGTGGACACGAGGGGAAAACAGATGATGTCTCTCAAGAAAACACATTGGCTCTGAAGAGAAAGTCAGAAGAAGAAACAAATACTGCAAGTAAAAGGCAGAAAACGGAACAAGTGAGAGCAATTGTGTCTAAGGAGTGTCAGGTGGAAGTTGGAGAGAGGTGTGTGGCAccagagagactgagagttcaGGAGTACTGGATTGAGAGCAAGACTTCCTCAGAATTCCCTTCCAAAGGCAGTGGAGAGAATCCTACTGTAAATGAGAAGCTTAGCTTCAGTTTCAGAGTGTCTTGTCGTTGCAGTGGAGCGATTGCCAAAATACTTACTTCACAG GAGATTGGAAGAGCCATTGGCGTAGCACTTGTGAAGCAGTGCGGGTGGCGTGCTGATCTACGGGACCCTGACATAGAG atCTTTGTACATCTTAATGACATTCACTCTGTGGTGGGGATTCCTCTTTTCAG GCTTCCATTGGCAAACAGAGAGTATATCAGAACAGCAGGACTACGGTCAACAGTCGCATGGGCCATGGCATCTCTGGCTGAAATAAGT GCTGGTGCCCTTGTGCTGGATCCCATGTGTGGGCTAGGAACCAtactgctggaggctgccaaagAGTGGCCC GAAGCCTGTTACTGGGGTGCTGATATAAGTGATTCACAGCTAGAGGGTGCAGATGGGAATATTAGAACTGCAGGCTTAATGGATAAGATTGAGTTGCTTAAAGCTTCTGTGAAAG CATTGCCATTGCCTTCAGAAAGCTTTGACAGTGTTATTTCGGATATTCCATTTGGGAAGAAGTTCAAGATCACGAATGATGCCCTGCTCCTACCAGATATTCTCCAGGAGATGGAGAG AGTGCTTCGTGTTGGAGGGACTGTTGTATTGCTGCTGAGCCAGGATCTCCGTAAGCGCATGGATGGTTTGACCAAGCGTGCTGGAAGTGACTCTTCGGAGGCCACTGCTGATGGCGACAGCGAAGCAGCCCCTGCAAAATCCCCAAGTGTTGATGGGAATTCTTCCTCCTTGGCACGTGGTGTTGGAGAATCCTTTCTCAGCAGCAGACATTTCGGGTCTCTGGTGCCAGATGGTGTCTATGCAATTAGTCTTGGGAAGATGGATGCTTTCATATACAAGTACAGGAAGGTGTCTGCTGCTGGGAAGTGGGAGCTGTCTGGCACTGTGCTCAAGGGAACTTGA
- the THUMPD2 gene encoding THUMP domain-containing protein 2 isoform X2, with protein sequence MLHKIKSLVIEEPKYWLDIISVWRKLSGHEGKTDDVSQENTLALKRKSEEETNTASKRQKTEQVRAIVSKECQVEVGERCVAPERLRVQEYWIESKTSSEFPSKGSGENPTVNEKLSFSFRVSCRCSGAIAKILTSQEIGRAIGVALVKQCGWRADLRDPDIEIFVHLNDIHSVVGIPLFRLPLANREYIRTAGLRSTVAWAMASLAEISAGALVLDPMCGLGTILLEAAKEWPEACYWGADISDSQLEGADGNIRTAGLMDKIELLKASVKALPLPSESFDSVISDIPFGKKFKITNDALLLPDILQEMERVLRVGGTVVLLLSQDLRKRMDGLTKRAGSDSSEATADGDSEAAPAKSPSVDGNSSSLARGVGESFLSSRHFGSLVPDGVYAISLGKMDAFIYKYRKVSAAGKWELSGTVLKGT encoded by the exons ATGCTGCACAAGATTAAAAGCCTTGTCATTGAGGAACCAAAATACTGGCTGGATATTATCTCTGTTTGGAGAAAGCTTAGTGGACACGAGGGGAAAACAGATGATGTCTCTCAAGAAAACACATTGGCTCTGAAGAGAAAGTCAGAAGAAGAAACAAATACTGCAAGTAAAAGGCAGAAAACGGAACAAGTGAGAGCAATTGTGTCTAAGGAGTGTCAGGTGGAAGTTGGAGAGAGGTGTGTGGCAccagagagactgagagttcaGGAGTACTGGATTGAGAGCAAGACTTCCTCAGAATTCCCTTCCAAAGGCAGTGGAGAGAATCCTACTGTAAATGAGAAGCTTAGCTTCAGTTTCAGAGTGTCTTGTCGTTGCAGTGGAGCGATTGCCAAAATACTTACTTCACAG GAGATTGGAAGAGCCATTGGCGTAGCACTTGTGAAGCAGTGCGGGTGGCGTGCTGATCTACGGGACCCTGACATAGAG atCTTTGTACATCTTAATGACATTCACTCTGTGGTGGGGATTCCTCTTTTCAG GCTTCCATTGGCAAACAGAGAGTATATCAGAACAGCAGGACTACGGTCAACAGTCGCATGGGCCATGGCATCTCTGGCTGAAATAAGT GCTGGTGCCCTTGTGCTGGATCCCATGTGTGGGCTAGGAACCAtactgctggaggctgccaaagAGTGGCCC GAAGCCTGTTACTGGGGTGCTGATATAAGTGATTCACAGCTAGAGGGTGCAGATGGGAATATTAGAACTGCAGGCTTAATGGATAAGATTGAGTTGCTTAAAGCTTCTGTGAAAG CATTGCCATTGCCTTCAGAAAGCTTTGACAGTGTTATTTCGGATATTCCATTTGGGAAGAAGTTCAAGATCACGAATGATGCCCTGCTCCTACCAGATATTCTCCAGGAGATGGAGAG AGTGCTTCGTGTTGGAGGGACTGTTGTATTGCTGCTGAGCCAGGATCTCCGTAAGCGCATGGATGGTTTGACCAAGCGTGCTGGAAGTGACTCTTCGGAGGCCACTGCTGATGGCGACAGCGAAGCAGCCCCTGCAAAATCCCCAAGTGTTGATGGGAATTCTTCCTCCTTGGCACGTGGTGTTGGAGAATCCTTTCTCAGCAGCAGACATTTCGGGTCTCTGGTGCCAGATGGTGTCTATGCAATTAGTCTTGGGAAGATGGATGCTTTCATATACAAGTACAGGAAGGTGTCTGCTGCTGGGAAGTGGGAGCTGTCTGGCACTGTGCTCAAGGGAACTTGA